CGGTAGCGCTGGGTGAACTCGCGGTCGAACGCGACTCCGCGTTCGATGCGGCTGACATGGTTCAGGGTGGTGCCGAGCTGTTCGACCACGACTCGGATAGGCAGGTTCTTCTCGCGTCGGATGCGTCGTAGGTCGGCGATTCCGGTAAGCGCGTTCGGGTTCTGGAGCAGCTTGAACACCTCGCGGGCGATGGCGCGTTTGAGGATTCGCAGGATCTCGGGGTTGCTGCGGTTCTTGGCGCGCTGGGTGGCGACGAACTCGCGGGTGCGGGGGTCGCTGGCCATCCGCACGGTCGCGATCGTGTGCAGCGCGGAGTTGGCGTGACGATCCCCGCCACGAGAGAGCCGGTATCGGGTGGTCTTGCCCGACGATGCCGGGACCGGTGCGGTGCCGCACAGGGCAGCGAAGGATGTCTCGCTGGCCAGGCGCTCGGGGTTGCCGCCCGCGGTGAGGAGCAGCTGCGCAGCGGTCACCGGTCCGATGCCGCGTGCCGAGATCAGGTTCAGGTTGATCGCCGCGACCAGGCCGCGGAGCTGGTCGTCGAGCAGCTCGATCTGCTGGCCGAGGAACCGGTGGCGCTGGGCCAGCATCTTCAACCCGAGCAGCACGGTGGCCACCACTCCACCGCGGGAGCCGGGGCGGCAGGCAGCGAGCGCGTCGATCAACCGCTTGTCGCTCAGCTTCCGGTACCTCTCACGGATCTCGACGGGCGCGGTGATCAACTGTGCGTGAATCTGGTTCATCGCCGCAGTACGTGCCTTGGCGGCTGAACGTCGCGTGCTGAGAAGCGCTCGAAGTCCCTCGACGTCCTCGGCCTTCGGCGCGGTCTTCGCGCGACCGGTCATGGCGGCACGGGCCGCCTGGTAAGCGTCGATCAGGTCGGACTTGCCCTGCATCCGCCGCACCGTGGCTTCGGGACGGATCACCTCCCGCACCGCGATCCCGGCCGTGCGGGCCACAACGGCCAGCCCTGCTCCGTAGGAGCTGGTGCCTTCGATCCCGAAGACCTGTACCGAACCGAACGACGCGAGGAAGGCCAAGGCGTCGCGGTAGCCCGCCGGCGTCGTGGGGAACTCGCCGTCGCCGAGATCGCGACCGTAGCCGTCGATCGCGGCCACGTGGATCGTGTCGGCGTGGGTGTCAGCGCCCGCGAAGACGGCAGGGGTCACTGGTCGTGTCGCTGTCATGATGGAGCTGCCTTCCGTGTCGTACCGATGTGGATGGTCGACGCCGGTCGGGCGAGCAGACAGGACATTGATGAGGCGCTTGCCAGGCTCTTATTAGGTCATGTCCGCCCGGCCGGCGCGCGGGGTCCCGACCGCCGGCCGGACCACAAGATGGTCAACCCAGCAGGGCGACAGTCGGAGGCTGAGGCACGACGATCGGGACCTCTTCACTACTCCACAGGGAGCAGCGAAGACCAGCATCAATGTCGGAGGTGGGTGGGAGAGTTCAGTCATGGATCTCGGAACCCACCCCCGCAGCACGGCAGCCCTGCTGTCGCGGGTGGGCGACCGGATCCGCTCCCGCAACGCGTTGGTGGTCGAGGAGTGGGAGGACATCACCGCCTGGGCGAGCGACCACGTCGTCACCGGACCCGAGGGTGCCGCGACGATCACCGAGGGCTACCTCGACACCGGGGTCCCGATCGCCGGTGACGGCGCACCACTGGTCAGCGAGTTCGCGTTGATGGAGCTCGTCGCCGTCCTCGGCCGCACCCCCGACGGCGGCAAGGCCTACGTCGGACGGGTCATCGAGTGCGCCTGGCGGCTCCCCAACGTCTACGACGCCGTCATCGCCGGGAAACTCGCTCCGTGGCGGGCCGAACGGATCGCGGACCTCACCCACGCTCTCAGTGCTGAGGCGGCGGGGTTCGTGGACCGGCAGCTGTGGAACGCCTCCGGCGTCGGGTGGGCCCAGCTCGAACGCCTCGTCGCCGAAGCCGTGCTGCGGTTCGACCCCGAACGCGGCGAAGCCGACCGCCAGAAGGCTGCCGACCACCGCCACTTCGACATCAGTGACGTCGACGAGCACGGCCTCGTGCACCTCGACGGGCTGCTGGATGCCGCCGACGGCCACGACCTCGACCAAGCCGTCGCACGCAGGGCCGAGGTGCTCGGCCGGCTCGGGGACGACTCGACACTCGACGTGCGGCGCTCCAAGGCCGCTGCGGAACTGGCCCGCCAGGACCTCGCCCTCGACCTGCTGGTCCCGGACCCCGACACCGGAGAGGTCGTCGCGACCGTCCCCGGCCGCAAGGTGATCCTCAACGTGCACGTCACCGACACCACCCTTGCTGGCCGGAACCCGGTCGGGCGGTGGGACGAGGGCCGCTGCCCGATCAGCACCACCCAGATCAAGGAGTGGCTCCGGGCCCGGCACACCACGATCATCGTGCGCCCGGTGATCGACCTCGCCGACCATCTCCCCGTCACGGCCTACGAGATCCCCGACCGCCACAAGACGCGGGTGATCCTTCGTGATCACACCTGCCGCTTCCCCCACTGCACCCGTCCCGCGACCCGGTGCGACATCGACCACCACCAACCCCACGGCGAGGGTGGTCCGACCTGCCCCTGCAACCTCGTCCCACTCTGCCGTCGGCACCACCGCGCCAAGACCCACTCGGCCTGGCGTTACGAGACCCCGATGCCGGCGACCTACGTGTGGACCAGTCCGAGCGGGTTCCGGTTCCGGGTCGACCACCGCGGCACCCACCCGGTCCACCCGCCCGACGAGTAGCGACCCCGCCCCGCACCCCGCAGGACCCACGGACCTGCGGGGGCACAGGCACGCCCGACCACGGGCTCAGCCGCCTGACGGCCGGACCAGCACCTCGGGCGCCAGCCACTTGCACGCGATCAACGCCAGCTCGAGGTCGAGCCGCTCCTCGCCGAGCGGCTTGCCGCGGGCCTCGATCGCGCGGTCCACCCGGTACTTCACGGTGTTCTTGTGCAGGTGCACGCGGGCTGCCGTGGCGACGTAGCTCTCACGCTCCTCGACGAACGCCAGCAGCGTCTCGCGCAGCCGGGCGGCGCCGTCGGTGTCCTCGGCGAGGTCGCCGAGGGCGCGGTGGACCAGTGCACGGGTGGCGGGGAGGTCGCGGGCGAGGAGGGCGGCGGCGCGGACCGTCGGGTCGTCGTACGACAGCGCGGGGGCGGCCGGGTGCTGGCCGAGCTGGGCGACGCCGTGCGCGGCTGCCGCGCCATCGTGGGTGCTGCGGAAGCCGGGCTCGCCGGCACCGGCGGAGCCGACGGCGACGTGGACCCGACCGTCGTCCTCGGCGAGGACGGCGTCGATGCCCGTCAGGTCGAGCGAGCTGGAGCGGCCGGTCGGCAGCCAGGCCCAGGCGGTCTCACGGTCGCGGGGAACGAACAGGGGCTGGCCGGCGCAGTCGAGCCGCTCGGCGATCCGGCCGACGGTGCGCTCGACGGCGGTGAGGTCACCGGCGCCGGGGTCGGTCCACACGACCAGGCCGAGGTGGTGCTGGCGCAGGCGGTAGCCGAGCGCGGCCTCGGCCGCGGCCAGGTCGAGCCGGTCCCCGCGCAGCAGCGCATCGACGGTCTCGCGCTGCACGGCACTGCGGTTGGCGAGCCAGCGCTCCCGCTCCTCCTGGTAGGCCTCGACGACGTCCTCGGAGACGGCGTCGATGTAGAGGAAGGACTGGTCGGTGAGCATCTGGGCGGTCTGCAGGGCGAGCATGGGATCGGCGATGCTGCGGGTGATCTGGGCGTGGGCCCACTGCAGGATCAGCTGTTGGCCGATCCGGTAGGCCCGCAGCAGCGCGCTGGGCGGCGTGCCCCGCTGGGCCAGCCGACGCGCGTACTCCACGGCCGCGACCGGTGCGTGCACGTCCTTGACCTGCATGTGGGCCCGCATCAGGTGCACGAAGGTCTCCAGGTTGGCACCCGAGCTGCCGACCAGGAGCTCGACCAGCGCCGGGTCGGTCGGCAGCTCGGGGATCCGCTCGCGGAAGGCCTCGACCAGCTCGTTCGTGAGCTCACGGTGACGCTCGGCGAGCAGCACGGCGATGCCCTGCATCTCGGTCTCCGGGTCCGACACGACCTGCCTCCTTCGGTCCGTCGCACCAACGGTGACGGCGGTCACGCCATGGTGCCAGAGCGGGACACCCGCCCGCCTTGGCCGCGCAGCCCCGAATCCGGCGCCCGAGTTTGGTTCCGGAGACCAAGAGCCGCGGGGTACGACGGACCTAGCGTTCCGGCATGACCCTGGACCACCTGCCCTGGCACCGCCCGGCGGCGTACGACGACCGCCCCTGCGTCCGCGACGAGCGGACCGAGCTCACCTACCGTGCGTTCGCCGAGCGCGTGGACGCCGCTGCCGAGCACTTCGCCGCCCGGGGCGTGGGCCGCGGCTCGGTGGTGGCCGTCATGCTCCCCAACCGGGTCGAGCTGCTCGTGGCGATCATGGCGGCCTGGCGGCTGGGCGCCGCCGCGACACCGGTGAACCCGACGTTCACCGCGGTCGAGGCGGGCCACCAGATCAGCGACTCGGGCGCGGTCCTGGTGATCGACGGCGACAACGTCGCGGACCTCCCCACGACGCCCGGCGGCACCCTGCCGCCGGCGCGCACCGAGAGCGGTGACCTCGCGCTGCTCGTCTACACCAGCGGCTCGACCGGGCGCCCCAAGGGCGTGATGCTCGACCACGGCAACGTCGACGCGATGATCGCCAGCATGGGCGAGGCGATCGCGATCGGCCCCGACGACCACTGCCTGCTGGTCCTGCCGCTGTTCCACGTGAACGCGATCTGCGTCAGCTTCCTGACCCCGATGTCCGCCGGCGCCCAGCTGTCGGTGCTGGAGCGGTTCCACCCGGTCGAGTTCCTGCGGGCGATCGAGAGCCTGCGGCCGACGTACTTCTCGGCCGTGCCGACGATCTACTCCCACCTGGTCGCGCTGCCGGCCGAGGTGCAGGCCGACACGACGTCGGTGCGGTTCGCGATCTGCGGTGCGGCGCCCGCGCCGCCGGAGCTGTTCGCGGCGGTGGAGCACCGGTTCGGGTTCCCTCTGGTCGAGGGCTACGGCCTCTCCGAGGGCACCTGCGCGTCGACGTGCAACCCGGTCGACGGGATGCGCAAGCCCGGCACCGTCGGCCCCGCCCTGCCCGGGCAGCTGGTCGCGGTCATGGCGCCGGACGGCACGCTCGTCGCGAACGGCGAGCGTGGCGAGGTCGTGATCAAGGGCGCCAACGTGATGCGCGGCTACCTCAACCGCCCCGAGGCCACGGCCGAGACGCTGGGCGACGGCTGGCTGCACACCGGCGACGTCGGGATCCTCGACGAGGACGGCTACCTGCGCATCGTCGACCGGATCAAGGACATGATCATCCGCGGTGGCGAGAACATCTACCCCAAGGAGATCGAGAACGTCCTCCACGCAGCGCCCGACGTCCTCGAGGCGGCCGTCGTCGGCGGCCCCGACCCGGTGTACGGCGAGGTGGTGGTCGCCTTCGTCTCCGCGGCCCCCAACCACACCGTCGACGTCGACGCCCTGCTCGCGCGCTGCCGTGCCGAGCTCACGAAGATCAAGGTTCCGGTGGCGCTCCACGTGCTGGATGCTCTTCCCAAGAACCCCGTCGGAAAGATCGACAAGCCCGCGCTGCGGGCCCGACTGAGTGGAGCCTGACATGGGATTCCTCAAGCCTGCGCCGGAGCCGATGCCGGCCGCCGAGTTCCTCGCTCTGCCGTTCCTGGAGCGGATCCGCGTCCTCAGCACCAACTGGGTGACCGAGGGCTTCAACACCCCGCGGATGCTGCACGTCGTCTACATCCTGAAGATGCTGGGCCTCTACTTCGCCGTCGGGCTGGCCATCACGTCGTGGACCACCGACCACGTGGCGTTCTCGGACCCGAGCACCTGGTTCGACAACATCGTCGTCTACCAGAAGCTGGCGATCTGGCTGATGCTGCTCGAGGTGATCGGCCTCGGCGGCGCCTTCGGCCCCCTGTGCGGCCACTTCGTGCCGATGCTCGGCAACATCCGCTACTGGCTGCGGCCGGGCACCATCCGGATGGCCCCGTGGGGCCGGCACGTCCCGCTCACCGGCGGCGACGAGCGCACCGTCGGCGACGTCGTCCTGTACGTCGCCGTGCTGGCCAGCCTCGTCCTCCCGCTCGTCGTGCACGCCGAGGCGGTGCCGTTCGTGCCCCCCGGGACCGGACCGCAGGAGCTGGTGCCGCCGCTGGCGTTCCTGCCGATCCTGGTGACGATGCCGCTGATGGGACTGCGCGACAAGGTGGTCTTCCTGGCCGCCCGCTCCGAGCAGTACCTGCCGATCATGCTCTTCTCCGCCACCCTCGGCGCCCTCGCCCTGCGCGACGGCGCCACCTCGGCCGACTTCGTCGACCTGGTCGTCGCCTTCAAGATCATCATCTGCATCGTGTGGATCGGCGCCGGCGTGTCCAAGATCGGCGAGCACTTCATCAACGTCGTCCCGCCGATGGTCTCCAACTCCCCCGGCCAGCTGAACCTCGTCAAGAAGCTGCACTACCGCCGGGCACCCGACGACATCCGGCCCAGCGGCCTGGCCTGGTTCATGGCCCACGTCGGCGGCACGACCGTCGAGATCATCATCCCGGTGGTGCTCCTCACGACGGCCGACGACACGGTCGCGATGCTCGGCGCCGTGGCGATGCTGGTGTTCCACATCTTCATCACCTCGACCTTCCCGCTCGCCGTGCCGCTGGAGTGGAACGTCTACTTCGGCTACATCGCGATCGTGCTGTGGGGCGGCTTCGGCGACGGGTTCGCCGCGTCGACGTACAACATCTGGGACTTCTCCCAGCCGGCGCTGCTGCTCCCGATCTTCGCGCTGCTGCTGTTCGGCCCGGTCCTGGGCAACCTGCGGCCCGACCTGGTGTCCTTCCTGCCGTCGATGCGGCAGTACGCCGGCAACTGGGCCTCCGCGGTGTGGGCGATGAAGCCGGGTGTCGAGCAGCGGCTCAACGAGCTGCTGCTCGTCGAGACCCAGAACAGCCAGCTGCAGCGGATGCCCGGCATGACCTACACCGCGGACGAGGCGGAGATGACCGTGCAGAAGGCGCTGGCCTGGCGCTCGATGCACAGCCAGGGGCGGGGCCTGTTCTCGGTGCTGGTCGAGCACCTCGACGACCTCGAGACCCGCGACGTGCGCGAGGGCGAGTTCATGTGCAACATCCTGGTGGGCTGGAACTTCGGCGACGGCCACCTGCACGACGAGCGGCTGGTCGCCGCCGTGCAGAAGCGGCTCGGGTTGGAGCCGGGCGACCTCGTCGTCGCCTACTGCGAGTCGCAGGCGACGCCGTGGCGCACCTCGCGGCCGCAGGAGTACCGGGTGATCGACGCCGCTCTCGGCGTCGTCGAGCGGGGCAGCTGGGACGTGCGCGAGTGCGTCAAGGAGCAGCCGTGGCTGCCCAACGGGCCGGTGCCGCTGCAGGTCGGCTGGACCGCGCCCGGGTACCGTCGCAAGGATGCCGTCTCGTGAGCAGCCGATGACCACCGCCGTCGTCGTGGGCAGCGGGCCCAACGGGCTCGCCGCCGCCATCCGCCTCGCGCAGGCCGGTCTCGCCGTCACCGTGGTCGAGGCGCACGACCGGCCGGGCGGCGGGACACGCACCAGCGAGCTCACCCTGCCCGGGCTGCTCCACGACGACTGTGCGGCGTTCCACCCCACCGGTGTCGCCTCTCCGTTCTTCGCCTCGCTCGGCCTGGAGCGGCACGGCCTGCGCTGGCTGTGGCCCGAGGTCGACCTGGCGCACCCCCTCGACGACGGGCGGGCCGGGATCGCGGCACGCGACATGTCCCTGTCGGCGGAGTCCCTCGGTGACGACGGCCCGCGGTGGCGCCGGATCTTCGAGCCGATCGTGCGCAGGTTCGACGACCTCATCGCCGAGGTCTTCCAGCCCGTGGTGCACGTGCCCCGGCACCCGCTGACCCTCGGCCGGTTCGGGCTGAAGGCGCTGATGCCGGCCACGTGGACCGCCGCCCGGTTCGGCGACGATCCGGCCCGGGCGCTCTTCACGGGCGTCGCGGCACACGCCTTCGGCCGGCTCGACACCCCGCTGAGCGGGTCGGTCGGGCTGATGCTGACCGGCACCGCGCACGCCGTCGGCTGGCCGGTCGCGGAGGGCGGCACGGAGTCGATCACGCGGGCGTTGCTGGCCGAGCTGGCGTCGTACGGCGGGCGCGTGGTGACCGGCGTACGGGTCACCTCGCTCGACCAGCTGCGTGACCTGGTCGGCTCGGCGCCCGAGGTGGTCGTGCTCGACACCGCGCCGGCGGGCGTGCTCGACATCGTGGGCGACCGCCTCCCCGCGCGGGTGCGCCGATCGCTGACCCGCTACTCCTACGGGCCGGCGGCCTTCAAGGTCGACCTGGCGATCGAGGGCGACATCCCGTGGACCAACGAGGCCTGCCGCCGCGCGGGGACCCTCCACCTCGGCGGCACGGCCGAGCAGGTCGCCGCCATCGAAAAGGGCACCGTGCGCGGGAGGATGGCCGACCAGCCGTTCGTGCTGCTCGGCCAGCAGTACCTCATCGACCCGTCGCGCTCGTCGGGCTCGGCGAACCCGGTCTACGCCTACGCGCACGTGCCGCACGGCTACACCGGCGACGCGACCGAGGCCGTGCTCGGGCAGGTCGAGCGCTTCGCACCCGGCTTCCGCGAGCGGGTGCTGGCCGTCGCCACCCGCGGCCCTGCGGAGTGGGAGGCCTACAACGCCAACTACGTCGGCGGCGACATCTCCGCCGGCGCGAACACCGCCCGGCAGATCGCCTTCCGGCCACGTCCTGCCCTGGATCCCTACTTCCTGGGTGTCCCCGGGGTCTACCTGTGCTCGTCGGCCACGCCTCCCGGAGCCGGGGTGCACGGGATGGGTGGCTTCCACGCGGCCGAGGCGGCGCTCAGCCGATTGCGCTGAGCGCCTTCGCCACGCGGTCCGGGTCGTCGTGCCGCAGCCAGGTGATCCGCGGGTCGTTGCGCCACCACGCGAGCTGGCGACGTGCGAACTGGCGGGTGGCGACGGTCGTCCTCTCGATCGCGTCCTCGACACTCATCTCGCCGGCGAGGACGGCGATCGCCTGCCGGTATCCGATCGCGAGTGCGGCGGTGCGTCCCTCGGCCAGGCCCTCCCCCAGCAGCCGCTCGACCTCGTCGAGCAGGCCGTCGTCGAACATCTGTCGCACGCGTACGGCGATCCGCTCGTCGAGGACCTCGCGGTCGATGGCGACGCCGAGCTGGACGGTGTGCGGGTCGACGTACTCCTGGACGGGGAGGTTGGCGCTGAACGGGGCGCCGGTGATCTCGATGACCTCGAGCGCACGGACGACGCGACGACCGTTCTCGACCTCGATCCGCTCGGCCGCGACCGGGTCGAGCTCGCGCAGACGGGCGTGCAGGGCCGGGCTGCCGACCTCGGCGAGCTCGGCCTCGAGCCTGCCCCGGACCGCGGGGTCGGTCCCGGGGAACTCGAAGCGGTCGAGGATCGCCCGCGTGTAGAGGGCCGACCCGCCGACCAGGACCGGCGTCACGCCCCGCTCCCGCAGCGAGCCGATCGCCGCACGCGCCCAGCCCTGGAACTCCGCGACGGTGGCGGGATCGCGGACGTCGAGGGTGTCGAGCAGGTGGTGCGGGATCCCGCGGCGCTCGGCGAGCGGGAGCTTCGCCGTGCCGATGTCCATGCCGCGGTAGACCTGCATCGCGTCGGTGTTGACCACCTCGCCGCCGAGCGCCTCGGCGAGGTCGAGCGACAGCGACGTCTTGCCGCTGGCCGTCGGCCCGACGATCGCGACGATCGGAGGCGTGGTGGACGTTCCCGGCATGGGATTAGTGTGGCAATGACCCCCATCGAGCGGCCCACTCGGGCCGGGACCGCGAGGAGCAGAGCATGGGATTCATGGACAAGCTGAAGGGTGCCAAGGACACCGTCGCCGAGAAGGTCGGCGAGGCGGTCGACAAGCACGGCGACAAGATCGAGTCCGGCCTCGACAAGGCGGCCGGCTTCGTGGACGACAAGACCGGCGGGAAGTACCACGACAAGATCGAGGGCGCGACCGGCAAGGCCAAGGACGCGTTGGGCAAGCTCGAGGGCGACGACGGCCCGACCGGCGAGCCGCCCGCGGCCGACACCCCGCCGTCGCCCTGATCCTCTAGGGTGACGGCGGTGGCCCAGGTCGGGCCGTCGTACTGACACCTCTGGGGGTTTCTCGTGGGCTTTCTCGACGACGCCAAGGACAAGCTGACCGACGCGGTCGACAGCCAGGGCGACAAGATCGGCGACGCGGTCGACAAGGCCGCCGACTTCGCCTCCGACAAGACCGGCGGCAAGTTCGGCGACAAGATCGACCTCGGCGCCGACAAGGCCAAGGACGCCCTCGACGCGCTCGACGGCAAGAACGACGACATCAGCTGACCGGCCACCGCCGGCAGAAGCGAGCACCTCGGTGACCGTCACGGACCCCGCAACCGGGAAGACCCGGTTCGCCGTGGTCCCCGCCTCCTACGTCTTCCTCCTGCGGGAGATCGTCTCGGGTGGCAGCACGACGGGCACCGAGGTGCTCCTGCAATTGCGGCAGGACACCGGCTACATGGACGGCTTCTGGGCCGCCGCCGCGGCCGGGCACGTCGAGCGCGGCGAGACCGCCGAGGCCGCCGCCCGACGTGAGGCGCTCGAGGAGATCGCCGTCGACGACCTCGACCTCACCTTCGTGACGGCGATGCAGCGCACGGCCCACGACCTGCCGATCGACGAGCGGATCGACTTCTTCTTCACCGCTCGCGCCTGGACCGGCGAGCCGCGCATCGTCGAGCCCGCCAAGTGCGCGGACCTGCGCTGGTT
This genomic interval from Nocardioides kongjuensis contains the following:
- a CDS encoding DUF3556 domain-containing protein, with product MGFLKPAPEPMPAAEFLALPFLERIRVLSTNWVTEGFNTPRMLHVVYILKMLGLYFAVGLAITSWTTDHVAFSDPSTWFDNIVVYQKLAIWLMLLEVIGLGGAFGPLCGHFVPMLGNIRYWLRPGTIRMAPWGRHVPLTGGDERTVGDVVLYVAVLASLVLPLVVHAEAVPFVPPGTGPQELVPPLAFLPILVTMPLMGLRDKVVFLAARSEQYLPIMLFSATLGALALRDGATSADFVDLVVAFKIIICIVWIGAGVSKIGEHFINVVPPMVSNSPGQLNLVKKLHYRRAPDDIRPSGLAWFMAHVGGTTVEIIIPVVLLTTADDTVAMLGAVAMLVFHIFITSTFPLAVPLEWNVYFGYIAIVLWGGFGDGFAASTYNIWDFSQPALLLPIFALLLFGPVLGNLRPDLVSFLPSMRQYAGNWASAVWAMKPGVEQRLNELLLVETQNSQLQRMPGMTYTADEAEMTVQKALAWRSMHSQGRGLFSVLVEHLDDLETRDVREGEFMCNILVGWNFGDGHLHDERLVAAVQKRLGLEPGDLVVAYCESQATPWRTSRPQEYRVIDAALGVVERGSWDVRECVKEQPWLPNGPVPLQVGWTAPGYRRKDAVS
- the miaA gene encoding tRNA (adenosine(37)-N6)-dimethylallyltransferase MiaA, with the translated sequence MPGTSTTPPIVAIVGPTASGKTSLSLDLAEALGGEVVNTDAMQVYRGMDIGTAKLPLAERRGIPHHLLDTLDVRDPATVAEFQGWARAAIGSLRERGVTPVLVGGSALYTRAILDRFEFPGTDPAVRGRLEAELAEVGSPALHARLRELDPVAAERIEVENGRRVVRALEVIEITGAPFSANLPVQEYVDPHTVQLGVAIDREVLDERIAVRVRQMFDDGLLDEVERLLGEGLAEGRTAALAIGYRQAIAVLAGEMSVEDAIERTTVATRQFARRQLAWWRNDPRITWLRHDDPDRVAKALSAIG
- a CDS encoding helix-turn-helix domain-containing protein, with protein sequence MSDPETEMQGIAVLLAERHRELTNELVEAFRERIPELPTDPALVELLVGSSGANLETFVHLMRAHMQVKDVHAPVAAVEYARRLAQRGTPPSALLRAYRIGQQLILQWAHAQITRSIADPMLALQTAQMLTDQSFLYIDAVSEDVVEAYQEERERWLANRSAVQRETVDALLRGDRLDLAAAEAALGYRLRQHHLGLVVWTDPGAGDLTAVERTVGRIAERLDCAGQPLFVPRDRETAWAWLPTGRSSSLDLTGIDAVLAEDDGRVHVAVGSAGAGEPGFRSTHDGAAAAHGVAQLGQHPAAPALSYDDPTVRAAALLARDLPATRALVHRALGDLAEDTDGAARLRETLLAFVEERESYVATAARVHLHKNTVKYRVDRAIEARGKPLGEERLDLELALIACKWLAPEVLVRPSGG
- a CDS encoding class I adenylate-forming enzyme family protein; the protein is MTLDHLPWHRPAAYDDRPCVRDERTELTYRAFAERVDAAAEHFAARGVGRGSVVAVMLPNRVELLVAIMAAWRLGAAATPVNPTFTAVEAGHQISDSGAVLVIDGDNVADLPTTPGGTLPPARTESGDLALLVYTSGSTGRPKGVMLDHGNVDAMIASMGEAIAIGPDDHCLLVLPLFHVNAICVSFLTPMSAGAQLSVLERFHPVEFLRAIESLRPTYFSAVPTIYSHLVALPAEVQADTTSVRFAICGAAPAPPELFAAVEHRFGFPLVEGYGLSEGTCASTCNPVDGMRKPGTVGPALPGQLVAVMAPDGTLVANGERGEVVIKGANVMRGYLNRPEATAETLGDGWLHTGDVGILDEDGYLRIVDRIKDMIIRGGENIYPKEIENVLHAAPDVLEAAVVGGPDPVYGEVVVAFVSAAPNHTVDVDALLARCRAELTKIKVPVALHVLDALPKNPVGKIDKPALRARLSGA
- a CDS encoding IS110 family transposase, which codes for MTPAVFAGADTHADTIHVAAIDGYGRDLGDGEFPTTPAGYRDALAFLASFGSVQVFGIEGTSSYGAGLAVVARTAGIAVREVIRPEATVRRMQGKSDLIDAYQAARAAMTGRAKTAPKAEDVEGLRALLSTRRSAAKARTAAMNQIHAQLITAPVEIRERYRKLSDKRLIDALAACRPGSRGGVVATVLLGLKMLAQRHRFLGQQIELLDDQLRGLVAAINLNLISARGIGPVTAAQLLLTAGGNPERLASETSFAALCGTAPVPASSGKTTRYRLSRGGDRHANSALHTIATVRMASDPRTREFVATQRAKNRSNPEILRILKRAIAREVFKLLQNPNALTGIADLRRIRREKNLPIRVVVEQLGTTLNHVSRIERGVAFDREFTQRYRTWLQAA
- a CDS encoding HNH endonuclease signature motif containing protein, translated to MDLGTHPRSTAALLSRVGDRIRSRNALVVEEWEDITAWASDHVVTGPEGAATITEGYLDTGVPIAGDGAPLVSEFALMELVAVLGRTPDGGKAYVGRVIECAWRLPNVYDAVIAGKLAPWRAERIADLTHALSAEAAGFVDRQLWNASGVGWAQLERLVAEAVLRFDPERGEADRQKAADHRHFDISDVDEHGLVHLDGLLDAADGHDLDQAVARRAEVLGRLGDDSTLDVRRSKAAAELARQDLALDLLVPDPDTGEVVATVPGRKVILNVHVTDTTLAGRNPVGRWDEGRCPISTTQIKEWLRARHTTIIVRPVIDLADHLPVTAYEIPDRHKTRVILRDHTCRFPHCTRPATRCDIDHHQPHGEGGPTCPCNLVPLCRRHHRAKTHSAWRYETPMPATYVWTSPSGFRFRVDHRGTHPVHPPDE
- a CDS encoding Rv0909 family putative TA system antitoxin, whose translation is MGFLDDAKDKLTDAVDSQGDKIGDAVDKAADFASDKTGGKFGDKIDLGADKAKDALDALDGKNDDIS
- a CDS encoding NUDIX domain-containing protein, whose product is MTVTDPATGKTRFAVVPASYVFLLREIVSGGSTTGTEVLLQLRQDTGYMDGFWAAAAAGHVERGETAEAAARREALEEIAVDDLDLTFVTAMQRTAHDLPIDERIDFFFTARAWTGEPRIVEPAKCADLRWFPLSALPEPLVPHEAVVLAGLRTGDLPALSHHGF
- a CDS encoding antitoxin, which codes for MGFMDKLKGAKDTVAEKVGEAVDKHGDKIESGLDKAAGFVDDKTGGKYHDKIEGATGKAKDALGKLEGDDGPTGEPPAADTPPSP
- a CDS encoding phytoene desaturase family protein gives rise to the protein MPSREQPMTTAVVVGSGPNGLAAAIRLAQAGLAVTVVEAHDRPGGGTRTSELTLPGLLHDDCAAFHPTGVASPFFASLGLERHGLRWLWPEVDLAHPLDDGRAGIAARDMSLSAESLGDDGPRWRRIFEPIVRRFDDLIAEVFQPVVHVPRHPLTLGRFGLKALMPATWTAARFGDDPARALFTGVAAHAFGRLDTPLSGSVGLMLTGTAHAVGWPVAEGGTESITRALLAELASYGGRVVTGVRVTSLDQLRDLVGSAPEVVVLDTAPAGVLDIVGDRLPARVRRSLTRYSYGPAAFKVDLAIEGDIPWTNEACRRAGTLHLGGTAEQVAAIEKGTVRGRMADQPFVLLGQQYLIDPSRSSGSANPVYAYAHVPHGYTGDATEAVLGQVERFAPGFRERVLAVATRGPAEWEAYNANYVGGDISAGANTARQIAFRPRPALDPYFLGVPGVYLCSSATPPGAGVHGMGGFHAAEAALSRLR